In Athalia rosae chromosome 6, iyAthRosa1.1, whole genome shotgun sequence, one DNA window encodes the following:
- the LOC105688829 gene encoding uncharacterized protein LOC105688829: MIVKKPGKSSGRENNRNSSTDREYWDNHRTKRSKKLMRSDYTSSVKSWHRGSDVTISSPKDRKRYRNKIAVQKVLKSSNPFILFYLKMLYRRSTLLVTEVARIAGKRWSSMSNCEKKKYIDLAKEESKRRSCMRTSEK; the protein is encoded by the exons ATGATCGTCAAAAAACCTGGGAAATCATCAGGacgagaaaataatagaaattctTCCACCGACAG GGAATACTGGGATAATCACCGGACGAAACGTAGCAAGAAATTAATGAGATCGGATTACACGTCATCCGTTAAATCCTGGCATCGGGGTAGCGATGTCACCATAAGCTCCCCGAAAGACCGGAAACGCTACCGGAATAAAATTGCGGTTCAGAAGGTCCTTAAGTCGAGCAATCCGTTTATCCTTTTCTACTTAAAAATGTTGTACAGACGTTCAACATTGCTAGTAACGGAGGTCGCACGTATTGCGGGAAAACGATGGAGCTCGATGTCGAAttgcgagaagaaaaagtacaTCGATTTGGCGAAAGAAGAAAGCAAACGTCGCAGCTGTATGAGAACTAGCGAGAAATAA